The proteins below are encoded in one region of Vanessa tameamea isolate UH-Manoa-2023 chromosome Z, ilVanTame1 primary haplotype, whole genome shotgun sequence:
- the LOC113404192 gene encoding tyrosine 3-monooxygenase, with product MAVAAAQKNREMFAIKKSYSIENGYPSRRRSLVDDARFETLVVKQTKQSVLEEARARANDSGLESDFIQDAAHVGDNEKTIEDATQHDETKNGHFDADNDDGGEKGDEDYTLTEEEVILQNAASESPEAEQAMQKAALLLRMREGMGSLARILKTIDNYKGCVEHLETRPSQASGTQFDALVKVSMSRINLLQLIRSLRQSTSFAGVNLISENNISNKTPWFPRHASDLDNCNHLMTKYEPELDMNHPGFADKDYRERRKQIAEIAFAYKYSDPIPSITYLETENATWQRVFNTVLDLMPKHACKEYKAAFGKLQAADIFVPHRIPQLEDVSNFLRKHTGFTLRPAAGLLTARDFLASLAFRVFQSTQYVRHANSPFHTPEPDCIHELLGHIPLLADPSFAQFSQEIGLASLGASDAEIEKLSTVYWFTVEFGLCKENQQLKAYGAALLSSIGELLHALSDKPELRPFEPASTSVQPYQDQEYQPIYYVAESFEDAKDKFRRWVSTMSRPFEVRFNPHTERVEVLDSVDKLETLIWQLNTEMLHLTNAVKKLKGSHFE from the exons ATGGCCGTAGCCGCTGCCCAGAAGAACCGCGAAATGTTCGCCATCAAGAAATCCTACAGCATTGAG aacggCTACCCATCTCGCCGTCGCTCGCTCGTAGATGACGCCCGCTTCGAAACACTAGTTGTCAAACAGACTAAACAGAGTGTGCTTGAAGAGGCTCGTGCACGTGCCAATG actCTGGCTTGGAATCTGATTTCATCCAAGACGCCGCTCATGTAGGCGATAACGAGAAGACCATAGAAGATGCCACTCAACACGATGAAACTAAAAATGGTCactttg atgcTGATAATGACGACGGTGGCGAGAAAGGAGACGAAG atTATACTCTTACTGAAGAGGAAGTAATCCTACAAAACGCCGCAAGCGAGAGCCCAGAAGCTGAACAGGCGATGCAAAAAGCAGCTTTGCTTCTTCGTATGCGCGAAGGCATGGGCTCACTCGCTCGCATCCTTAAAACAATCGATAACTACAAGGGTTGCGTAGAACATCTTGAAACTCGTCCCTCTCAAGCCTCTGGAACTCAATTTGACGCTCTTGTAAAAGTCAGCATGTCTCGCATAAACTTGCTGCAACTTATTAGATCACTTCGCCAATCGACTTCATTCGCTGGAGTCAATCTAATTTCCGAAAACAACATCTCCAACAAGACTCCGTGGTTCCCTCGTCACGCATCCGATCTTGACAACTGCAACCATCTTATGACTAAATACGAACCAGAACTTGATATGAATCACCCTGGATTCGCTGACAAGGACTACAGGGAGCGCAGGAAGCAAATCGCCGAGATTGCATTCGCTTACAAGTACAGCGACCCAATTCCATCAATCACTTACTTGGAAACCGAGAACGCTACTTGGCAACGAGTTTTCAACACCGTGCTCGACTTGATGCCAAAACACGCATGCAAGGAGTACAAGGCAGCTTTCGGTAAACTGCAGGCGGCAGACATCTTTGTTCCTCACCGCATTCCGCAGTTGGAAGATGTAAGCAACTTCCTCCGCAAGCATACCGGATTCACACTCCGCCCGGCTGCTGGTCTGCTCACAGCTCGGGACTTCCTCGCTTCGCTCGCCTTCCGCGTCTTCCAATCTACACAATACGTACGCCACGCCAATTCGCCATTCCACACACCTGAACC TGATTGTATCCATGAGCTTCTTGGACATATTCCTCTTTTGGCTGACCCGAGCTTCGCTCAATTCTCTCAAGAGATTGGACTTGCCTCACTGGGCGCTTCCGATGCGGAAATTGAAAAGCTCTCAACT GTATACTGGTTTACCGTTGAATTCGGCCTTTGCAAAGAAAATCAACAACTGAAGGCATATGGTGCAGCTCTTCTGTCTTCTATTGGAGAACTACTTCACGCTCTTAGCGACAAACCTGAGCTTCGACCTTTCGAACCAGCTTCCACATCGGTACAGCCCTACCAAGATCAGGAATACCAACCCATCTATTACGTCGCTGAGAGCTTCGAAGACGCCAAAGACAAATTCAG ACGTTGGGTGTCTACTATGTCCCGACCATTCGAAGTGCGCTTCAACCCGCACACAGAACGCGTCGAAGTTCTCGACTCGGTGGACAAACTGGAGACCCTAATCTGGCAACTGAACACGGAGATGCTACACCTCACCAACGCCGTTAAGAAGCTCAAGGGCTCGCACTTCGAGTGA